One Spiribacter halobius DNA segment encodes these proteins:
- a CDS encoding SAM-dependent methyltransferase, translating to MLERVLEEGVHAGTLRLETPDGGTRTFGSGAPEAELRLHDRRAAKRVVTDPEFMLGQTYMDGQWSTPDLRALLDLLLRNFAAELPRRRHRWLEALLRPLQQWNRRAASRRNVAHHYDIDESLFRRFLDSDLQYSCAYWPRRDLTLEQAQAAKRAHIRRKLCLQPGHRVLDIGCGWGGLAIELAEQAGVRVVGLTLSAEQARVARERVRARGLEDRVEIRLEDYRDVPETFDRIVSVGMFEHVGTRYYDTYFNGVHEHLAPGGVALIHTIGRVTPPGITNPWIRRYIFPGGYIPAMSEVMAAVERQGLTSTDVEVLRLHYAYTLAEWFRRFQGVRDEVVREKGERFCRMWEFYLAVSEMAFRWRGLVVFQFQLARDQTAVPLTRDYLYEASVLEEIAEPRRQASA from the coding sequence CTGCTCGAGCGAGTACTGGAGGAGGGCGTACACGCGGGAACGCTGCGCCTGGAGACTCCCGACGGCGGTACGCGGACGTTCGGCAGCGGCGCGCCGGAGGCCGAGCTGCGGCTGCACGACCGCCGTGCCGCCAAGCGCGTGGTGACCGATCCGGAGTTCATGCTCGGCCAGACCTACATGGACGGGCAGTGGAGCACGCCGGATCTGCGGGCGCTGCTCGACCTGCTGCTGCGCAACTTCGCCGCCGAGCTGCCGCGGCGCCGCCACCGCTGGCTGGAGGCGCTGCTGCGGCCGCTGCAGCAGTGGAACCGGCGCGCGGCGAGCCGGCGCAACGTGGCCCATCACTACGATATCGACGAGTCGCTGTTCCGGCGCTTCCTGGACAGCGATCTGCAGTACTCCTGTGCCTATTGGCCCCGGCGAGACCTCACGCTGGAACAGGCCCAGGCGGCGAAGCGCGCCCACATCCGGCGCAAGCTCTGCCTGCAGCCCGGGCACCGTGTGCTGGACATCGGCTGCGGCTGGGGCGGGCTCGCCATCGAGCTGGCCGAGCAGGCCGGGGTTCGCGTGGTCGGGCTGACGCTGTCGGCGGAGCAGGCCCGGGTCGCCCGCGAGCGCGTGCGCGCGCGCGGGCTCGAGGATCGGGTGGAGATCCGCCTCGAGGACTACCGCGATGTGCCCGAGACGTTCGACCGCATCGTCAGCGTCGGCATGTTCGAGCATGTCGGCACGCGCTACTACGACACCTACTTCAACGGCGTGCACGAGCACCTGGCGCCGGGCGGCGTGGCACTGATCCATACCATCGGCCGGGTGACGCCGCCGGGGATCACCAATCCCTGGATCCGCCGCTACATTTTCCCCGGCGGCTATATCCCGGCGATGTCGGAGGTGATGGCGGCGGTGGAGCGGCAGGGCCTCACCAGCACCGACGTCGAGGTGCTGCGGCTGCACTACGCCTATACCCTCGCGGAGTGGTTCCGGCGCTTCCAGGGCGTGCGTGATGAGGTTGTCCGGGAGAAGGGGGAGCGCTTCTGCCGGATGTGGGAGTTCTACCTGGCGGTGAGCGAGATGGCCTTTCGCTGGCGTGGCCTGGTGGTGTTCCAGTTCCAGCTCGCCCGGGACCAGACCGCGGTCCCGCTCACCCGCGACTATCTCTACGAGGCGTCGGTGCTG